TTAAATCTTTCTATTTTGGGTATACACAATTAACTAATCTAATCCAGATATTCGTGGCAATAACCCTCTCTCTATCCAATTCTGTTACATGTTTGACTAAAAATAGATTAAAAAAAGCCCTTTACCCTACCTCCGCCTTCTCAGTCAATTTTAATATACGAGCGGAAAAGAAATGATAGAACGAAATATTGAAGGGTTAATTACATAAAACCCCCTTGTGGATTCACCGATTGCTGCATGATTTTTGACATTTCCAAAAATATGCATATTTCTCTTTTGTGATTTCATGAAAAGTAAAAACTAAAGGAAAAGCAGTCTCCGCAACATCATCAGTTGAAATACTGCTTTTACTTAACCACTAAACCGAACAATGGCTTGATCAAAGAGAAATTATATGGATAAAGACAAAAATCACATGAGAGATAATGTAGATATTTATGGAAATTATGGGAGACCAAGTGAAACTATAATTTTATTACATGCATTTTTGGAGTATGTCTGATTGAATTGACACAATCATTTGTTCTTTCTgtttatttttaactttacataaaaatataaagaagTTATGTGAATATATTGAAGCCCTAAAAGAGTCGTGGTAATATGAAAACCCAGGTGGAGTCATGTGCAATTTACCccataccaaaaattcatgctAAAAGCTCAAGTAGACGTTGTTTTGTTTACCTAGTTTCACGAAAACGTCAAAAATCTGTTTGACTAGCAGACTACGAGATTGAATATTCATGTCAACTATACAAAAAAGTCGCAGAGTACACAGAATTTGAGGCACACGGACATGTAACACTTGTGCAAAATAGGGGCAAAATAGGTTTCCAAGAACCATATTTTGGATCAGCATATATGAAGGGATCCTTTAATTGATTGTAGTTTGTCGTTTTCCAATATCAGTCACATGACTATCTGATTTCATAAACTTTAATAACACAATATACTAAATAAATTCAGAGGACATAACTTTGTTCATTGCCTGAAGTTTGTTGCACACAACAGTTTCTAGATGTACTCGTAAATGATCATAAACCGACCTTTGCCTCTTTTGTCGTTTCTTTTTCCTGTCTGAAAGGAGTCAAGACTTAATGTAGGTTTTTGGAATCTCTAGTTGAAACCTCAAAGTGTTAAAGAATTTCTAAGCAAAAATATACTTGAACAATTTTGGGTATACTTTAGACAATGCAGCATATAAGTGAATCCAAGCAGAAGTGCTAGCTGTTCAAAATTGAAACACACATAAGATTTCACTTTCATGCTATTGAAGTAGAAAAAAGTACATCATTATATTCAGTAATTCATCTAATGGTGAATGGATACCACTGATTAAGCTCTTATTTTTATAGCACAGTACATAGTTTTAGTACTTATAGCCTCTTAATTTGCTCCAAAGGCATTGAGGCATCATGATGCATAAGGCCTGGCTATTAGTTTTGCGGTTCAGTTTCTGGCTCAGCATCCACAGCCTCACCAGCATATGTGCAGCACCTGCAGCCATAATAACCTTGGCCACAGCAACCATAGTGGCATCTGCCACCACCATAGCCACCACGGCCGCCGCCACCATAACCACCACGGCCGCCACCATAACCACCACGGCCGCCACCATAACCACCACCTGGGTAACCCCCATATCCACCTCCAGGGTAACCCCCATATCCGCCTCCAGGGTACCCTCCATATCCACCACCAGGGTATTTGGATTCTTCCAGGCCATTAGTACTCTTCTCTGCAGCATTGGCTGCAAATGGTCACAGGATCGTATGCAGAATTATTAGTTAGTGCATGCATTTTAGCAGGAAAAAAATGTCGTCTTAGAGTAAATTATGTTATGCAAAAACGTCTATATTTTGTAGGTACAAAATtgttgaaaaaggaaagaataagTTCTTGAGTGGATAGCTTACCATTTTCGGCCAAATCCCTGGCTGTCACCTCTGAAGCAATCATCAGAACTACTGCCAAAAGGCATAGGAAGAGAATTGCCTTCGaacccatttttgttttcctcaCACAACTTGGTTTATGAACTCAAGATTTGGTATTGAGAGCAATGAGAAGGATGAGGAAGCTGGAGCAATCTCTACTCTATTTATAGGGAGATCTACGTGACATGGTTCTCGAAGAGGGAGAGATAAAAATATGCATGGAAATGTGTCGACCCCATGATTTAGTTGGCTGTTGAAGATAATTATGACTGCAACATCTGATGGAATATCCAACTTATCACAGCTTGGATTCCTGTTTGGATTTTATATTCTAGTGGCATTATTCAAATCCATGGAGGGTAGATAGTCAACCGTGTGATAAGATATGGCCCATGTATAATGGCATTATTCATGAATGGACGTATATTACTAGTACTACTTGCCTTGATGTGGGATGGGATTGATTAGGGAAGAGTAGGAAAGTTAAAGTATCGAATTAATTGCCTGTGATTTTTATTACCTACACCAGAAACATGTATACAGATGTCAAAAATATTTGTGCACTTGTTACATATAAATCTTCAACACAAATCGTGACGCTACTCAATATAATCAAGAATATGTTTGTCAAGCTACTCATATTCCGCAAAAAAGGTGGCAAATTcatactttttctttcttaacTTTAGTAGGCACATTCTGTATTTGTGTAAAAGAAGCCATtgaagaatttaaaattttcaacttgCTCAGTCTCGAAGCTGTGACTTTTTATTACTAGTTTTAATAAGGATTAATAATATTTTGCTCCCTTAGAGTAGAGTTTGTGATCGTACTTTTCCCTCTAGAATGAAAAAATTATGCAATCTTGTCCTCCTTAACACtagatattaactaatttatcaactccaataaaaaaaaagtgatttaaTGACTAAACTGCCAATGTTACTGTGATGCATGGCCAGAAACACTCAGGTGCTACAATGTGCAAAGAAATAAcaacagaaaaaagaaataggatCGAATAAGGAGAGGCATCTATAAAAATTAGTATAAAACCTATTTAACACTCTATTACTCAATATTAGGCCATGTTCTTAGGGTATCATCAGTGAATCAATGAAAGAAGTAAGGGCTGCTGATTATTATTGGAATTCTCTCAAGAGTTTTAGTTGTGAGGTTGCAGTTTATGTTATACTTGTTTCTTTTCCCCCTTATGTTATACTTGTTGGTTTTAAAGAATGTTGAGCTTATTGCTAAAATCCTGGATTTTTGCTACTTTGACCATTTATTGGTTTTGCCAAAGAATTCAGAAGTAGGCGTTCATCATAATAACTTTGAGGgaaattggaagaaaaaaattttacattctTTGAGAGTGTTAAAAAATACAACATCCATTATATTGGGAAGTAAAATGAGTGacaagagtatattttacgtattttttagtatgttttattaattagttttggtgtgttttatttacttttttagctaattaactaagtttctagtgaaaatatgcattttatggtttaagtggtaaaaattgcatttctatggatttttatagtgaaaacttcatgtttttgtaggtttaatgattcaatcattaaatggtatgaattgagaagataattggatgattatggatgatttgaagtggtttAAAGAAGATGTGAAGTACAAgagaggaaatgcaatcaagaataaaaggaagCTTCACAGCTTTGATACCTTGTGGTATTTTGAcaatatcttgagctacaagcattggattgaggtgattcttataccattttgaagctaagagatgaatctacatttggtatgaggACATCGAAGTTCAGTTCAGtcgttttcattgtcaaaaagtcgaaatacaaaAGTGCAACTCTGTTGTCGAAAActgaaacagagctctgaccagttgATAGTATTTTAGTCATATCTTAGTCTACAGAGCTTCAAATTGGATGACTCTTAAGGCATTGNNNNNNNNNNNNNNNNNNNNNNNNNNNNNNNNNN
This portion of the Coffea eugenioides isolate CCC68of chromosome 11, Ceug_1.0, whole genome shotgun sequence genome encodes:
- the LOC113751255 gene encoding glycine-rich cell wall structural protein-like → MGSKAILFLCLLAVVLMIASEVTARDLAENANAAEKSTNGLEESKYPGGGYGGYPGGGYGGYPGGGYGGYPGGGYGGGRGGYGGGRGGYGGGGRGGYGGGRCHYGCCGQGYYGCRCCTYAGEAVDAEPETEPQN